Below is a genomic region from Vulgatibacter sp..
GTGGGCGAGGACGGGGAGCGCCAGCGCCTTCACGTCCTCCGGCAGCACGTAGTCGCGGCCGAGGATCACCGCCCGGGCCCGCGCCGCTGCTGCGAGGGCGAGGGCGCCGCGGGTGGAGACGCCCAGCGAGAAGCGGGCGCCGTCGCGGGTCGCCCCCACCAGCGCGAGCACGTAGTCGGCAACGGCGCCGTCGAGGCGGACCGCGTCCGCCGCCTGCTGGAGCCTGCGCACCTCCGACGCCCCTGCCACCGGCTCGAGGGTGGAGACCGGCTCGGCGCCGCGGCGGGAGAGGAGCAGCCCCCGCTCCACCTCGTGGGCGGGGTGGCCCAGGCCGAGGCGGAGCAGGAAACGATCGAGCTGCGACTCCGGCAGCGGGTAGGTGCCCTGCTGCTCCTGCGGGTTCAGGGTGGCGATCACGAGGAAGGGATCGGGCAGCTGCCGGGTGGTGCCCTCGAGGGAGACCTGCCGCTCCGCCATCGCCTCCAGCAGCGCCGACTGGGTCCGCGGCGGGGTGCGGTTGATCTCGTCGGCGACCACCACCGCGTGGAAGATCGGCCCGGGCCGGAAGGTGAAGGCGCCGCCCTGCGGATCCCAGGTGGAGACGCCGAGGATGTCGGCGGGGAGCAGATCGCTGGTGAACTGGATCCGGGCGAAGGGCAGGTCGAGGGACCGGGCCAGCGCGTGGGCCAGCGTCGATTTGCCCACGCCGGGGACGTCCTCGATGAGGAGGTGGCCCCTGGCGAGGAGGCCGGTGAGGCAGAGCTCGATGGCGGTGCGCTTTCCCAGCAGCGCACGCTCGACGTTGGCGATCACCCGGTTGCAGAGCGCCTTCGCCTCGGCGGGCGCCAGCGGTACGACGGGACGGAGGGGACGGGGCTCGGCGGAAGTCACGTTGCAGCCAGTATAGGCATGGCTCGCCCCGCGCGCGCTCCTTCGTGTGCGGCGCACAGAGGCGCACAGGAAGCCGACGCCTGGACGCGCCCCTTGACGCGCCCCTTCGCGCCGGCAGAGAACGCGTCCCGTGATCCGCGTCCTCACCCTCGACGAGCACGACCAGATCCTGGCCGGCGGCCCGGAGCTCGCCACCGCCGGCGGCACCCGGTGGATCGACATCCAGGACCAGACGCCGGAGGAGATCGCCTGGCTCGGCGCCACCTTCGGCTTCCACCCGTTGGCGCTGGAGGATTGCCTCCACCTCAACCAGCG
It encodes:
- a CDS encoding AAA family ATPase, which codes for MTSAEPRPLRPVVPLAPAEAKALCNRVIANVERALLGKRTAIELCLTGLLARGHLLIEDVPGVGKSTLAHALARSLDLPFARIQFTSDLLPADILGVSTWDPQGGAFTFRPGPIFHAVVVADEINRTPPRTQSALLEAMAERQVSLEGTTRQLPDPFLVIATLNPQEQQGTYPLPESQLDRFLLRLGLGHPAHEVERGLLLSRRGAEPVSTLEPVAGASEVRRLQQAADAVRLDGAVADYVLALVGATRDGARFSLGVSTRGALALAAAARARAVILGRDYVLPEDVKALALPVLAHRVQPAGRDAWDADRGEAERLLTEVIAETAVPE